AAACGTTTGGTTTGTGGAAAATAAATGTGGATGTTTGAATAAAAAGTGGGGAGACAGTCCATAATGGGAGAATGTGCTTATAGTGGTGCCTTAAGCAATGGGCCATTCTACGTCGATATGACCCAACCAACCCTTGTTCCGGGGAGGCGGGTTcagcttaatttttttttttgatatttgatatttatatttaaatataattaattcaaattttggtATTATAATGCTCAATTTAAGAGGCagcactttttaaaataatagagtacttttttaattttgaaactcaaatttgaaatctttaattaaaaatgaaatatctaaATCATTGCATCACAATGTTGGTGATCCAACTAGCCCTTAGGCGGCCGCTGCCTTCTACTTGCAGTCCCTACTGTGGCCTCCAACtcatttgtttatttgttattatattatacttACTCTGTCacattttatgtatttttatttggtCGCATATTTACGTAAAATAtcgaataaaatttaattttataattttaaatataaaaaatggattttataattttaaacataaTATATCATTTCTACCAGATAATGTTATTAAAgacaaaatatgaatattaaaactaaaaattgattttaacatagaaatgtgatatttttattttaaagttgattTAAAAGGCACTGTATCTATTCCCTAGTGTGTAGGACATATAGTTAGGTAAGGTAGACcatcatattttcatttttgtgagGATTGAACAATTGAGTAGTTTGTGTGAATAATCAATTGTTTTGTAGATTTCAGTGGAATTATTTACATGAGAGGAGTATTCATATAATGTACATAAAAGTCTCAAGAAGCATCACCCAAAATGGAAACTTGTCAATTAGATCTAATTAAACAGTAGTCACATGTAGTTTGTAACTTCACcaagaaattaaaattgtgacttttcacAATTAATCTAAAAGTCGTTATTGATATCTTACTTGGACAGATATACATCTTACGTAATCTTTGTTTTCACAACCACATAACATACATGTATTAGTGTTATCAAAGATGCATCATGTTATTATTCATCAAATGGAAAAGTACAAGCGTAGTAATATAAGTCACAAGAAAGATTAGTTACGAAGcaaaaaatataaggaaatctCTAAAACCATCCTTTTATATTTTACTCAAATCGTTTTTAtaagaagagaaataaaaagtaagTCATCTTAATTAGTTAGTTCTAATTTTTGAACTCCTTCACTTTAGTACCAGTATTGGTTACGTGAGACACATGATTAAAATTTCTAGCGGTACTTCAGCAGCTAATTTGGAGTATAgttcattaatatatataatcatcAATATATTGGTGTGAGTTGGTTCATTTTATTTtgcaaattgattttctttttgggcAGCTGATAGCTTTCCATCATGAGTTGACTAATGACTACAATCGAACCAATATTAAAACTAGTCCAGAAAATCAGCCTAAATTCATTTAACAGAGATAAGATTAGGACTGCTGTAATTTGTTTTGAGCTTTCAATTCAACTttgtaataaataatgaatgtataaataatataaacaaaaaaaaatctgatcTTGATAAGTTTTACTCGGTGCACACCTAAATTTTACTTTAATCTAATTACCTTTTCAAGAGGTGTAATTAGACCAATGTAAAAGTTTAGGTGTGCACTGAATAAAACTCGTCAAGTTCATGGAGATTTTGATGATCTATTCGACCAATAAAAAGATGACAACGTATATAGTAGGAATTAAGTAGGTCTACTGAAAAGTATGTGTAACGTAACTCTACTCAATTGTGTATTTCTACCTTACAATTAGATGTAGAAAAGTAGGACAATTAATTCTTCATTCAATTTTGGTAAAATGCTATTATATGACTTTCCCACGGAAAATGTAGTTCAACTGACACTAAGCCAATTTCTTATTCAATTAGATGCCGCCCTATTACTCTTTAGTATTGAGATTGAGATAGCATAGAGACCAACCAACCACTGCTTAATGGATATCTACACTAATCTGATATAGAAATAAATTTCGGATCTAACTCAATCCAAAAGTTAAGTTAGTCCAAAGGAAGGATTTATTCAAGATTATACAAGGAGATCGTAATTCATACTTGTGACGGTCTGATCTTTGAATAAATTTGTAAGTAATCAACAAGTTGTAATTGTTAATGAATTCATTATTGGAGTACCATTTTCAACAAATTTGACCCAAATACAACAAGAAATTCTCGATTATATAGAAtcctttttaaaaagtaaaaatggaTGAAATGGTAATATTGTTTCCATGACActtgactttaaaaaataattagaaggTAAATTTCATGtcgaaaataataaaaaggttTTATGAGGATTTAATATCTTATAAATCATAAATAGTGAAAAAGTGactaattgataaaaaaaaatggagattgTGGCTGCTGGGATTCGAGCCCAGGTCTCCACGGCCACAACGTGGAATTCTTACCACTAAACTACAGCCACTTAGTGATGATGAATcagaatttattttatatattaatcaaCGAAAAATGCAGTCACTTAATAAACAATGAATATCGTAATAAACCATTTAAATTAGTTCTACAACTTGGCACATataaagtaagaaaaatatattagttaCTTATAGGATTAAGataagtttaaataaattagaaatttgAGGACATTATTATGTTTGATGAGAAGAAgctgaaaatgaaaattaaaagagaTGTAGCTCTGAAACATTTGCTAGTACTAGACGTGGGTGACAAAAGTGAATGGATAATGATTGTAATAGCTACAGTATTTGCATTATTCAAGCACTCCAATGATTGTTGAATATATTACTcctttttgtatttaaataaaataataatcatagtGCGTCCAACTAGGATTCCATTTCTTCTCTACAACCCCAAGGGAATTTAGAACACACTATATATAATACTGGGATTTCTTTCTTATTTAGCAAAGCATAAACTTTtcagaaaagattaaaaaaagtagaaaagatTCTTGGTCATTTCCAGTGCCTCATATGATTGGATgcttaaacatatatatatattctatattgCATGATCGATCGCAGGAATATTTTCTTTGGATTCTATAATATAGGAATTGGGAGCATGTACATTATGTATTTCCGCTAGAAAGTTGTGGGGCTATAATATATTATGAACTTCATCAAATAACTCATGAACATGTTTCTTGattctatttattttagtttacaCTAGAATTTTTCAGCACAATATGTGGGATATCTATCTGAATCAATAATTCTATCCACCTTACTgtgtttgatttaatttgtactttttcttaatttgaatATACACCTATTTTTATCtcttaaaatacttttaaaaagtaGAGGGCCAGGGCCAGGGCCAGGGGTTGTTCAACAATGAGGCCAATTGAGAAGAAGCCAAAATATAGAGGACAAAAAATGGGCCATAATTTCATATTTAGTTAATTGATTATTCGCTATACCTTTTTATCTAACGTTTGCCTTTGGTGGGTACTTGATTTTGGACTCTGGCTCTTTATGTTAACACGCCTTCAATAATACCTTActttttccctaaaataatCCTATCATAAATTTCTTGCTATGCATATACATATAAGATATAACTATCAAAAAGTCCGGGTAGATGGGGTGGACTATATATTATTGATGGAATTGTGaaatcaattcttatttcacgCCCTCAATAGATACACCATCTAAAATACAATAGAAACCTCCATTAATTGTGAGTTAATGTTTGTTTCATGTCTTGAAGAAAAATGGGATAAGTACCGCCAAATCAATAGTTATGATATTGCTCTTCTTTCCCATCTTCGTTAGGGAGATATGCACCTTTTGTTGGTTTTAATCATTTCCAACTTTATGAATAGACCTTATATGTCACTATAAAGGGTCTATTAATCGATTCAAATCCATAAACTATTTAAGAGTTTGTTTCAGTTTAGTAACGTGTTATCAATAAAACATGTGTTTAGACAAGGAATCATGCCATCAAAATGGCTTGGTACATATGTTCGTGTAACATGAAACAAACTTTTAGGTCGGCAGAACACCATTCCCagaagtttttctttttttacaaaaagaaaattcaataagtTGAAACATAGGTTGACTTCGTATTTAGAAATTACATTTAAGAAGCCCTACATGTGAAAAACAAGCTCGAATAAAACAGTATGAGATCGATTGAACTACGAGGAACGAAGACATACAGATTTCCGTGCGAAAgacaaaatgacaaaaaaaattcttgcaTTGTTACTAAACTTCATCAAACCTATCCGTTATTGAGTAAAAAATATGTCATGCCATTAAGATTATAGAGAGTGGATAGGAAAAAGGATACATTAACTTCGAATAAAGGACATTTGCCATCTATATGAAATGTGGGAAATACGACTTGATCCAGTACTAGTTTAACTAGGCACACTATCATTGCTTAATTTTTAAACAATTACAACCAAAAAAAACTAAGCAATTAATTACTGCAATAATATGCAAGCATAAACTAGTACTGCTAATTAATAGTGGTAGCCGTAACAATTTTCTAGTGGCATAATTATAATTAGGACGACTACATATCAATACATGCATCATTCAAACTCAATTCATTAGATGGAGTACTTAGTTTAGGAAGTGGTTTTCATCTACTTAAATTATATTGGACAATCATCACTTTATTTGAATTGAGTTAAAcccataaaattattttcttaacatGGTATCCTTATGAGCTACTATATATCTTATGGATTTGAGTTATGCTGAAAGttcattttccaaacatttaaTGTTGGGATTgttataagacttttccttagagaaaaaaaaaaaaaagaaaaaaaagaggaacatATCTTAGttaattaaagatatttttgttcaatttcgtATAATTTAAGGGCACTTTTGACCCTTTTTCCGTTTAATTTTTGGACAAGGGAtatgtcaatatatatataaatggagTATATATATGTACATCATATTTACATCACTTTCCACCATATATATAAAGGTTAGTTTGCTTAGCTTCTAAACTTATAATTGCACATGTTTTCTGAGATTGCCATCATTGAATAGCCTGCTAGCAAAATGAATAGGGACACACACTCATCTCAGTGCACATTAATTCTCTTCTATTCCTTTGTCTCTCTTGTGTTTATTATGTAATTCCCTTCAAATCTCTCTCTTCCTAACTAAACAGACCATGCGTGCAAATATACGTTCTACAAAGTTTATAACTAGCCTTGagaaaaaactaaattaaaccTAGTCATTCaacaacctttttttttttctttcccttaattGAATCATATTCTAGATTTGGCCATGGATTCTACGAATCTTTATAATCATCATCAACTTCAACAGCTTGCTGGATATCCCTTTTTCAGTACTGGAGTTTCAACTATACATGATTGGAACTCAAGCATCACCTCGTAAGttgttaaattattaatatgtgTCTTTCCATCTTCTTTAATTTGCTTTGAGTATGATCAATAGTCTTATTGATTAATCAATGAAGGAAAGATTTTGGTTACTCAGAATAATTTGTAGGTTCAATTCCTACAGGAGGCAAGTCAAATAATTCACATGTAACAAGTTTTACTTGAACTGCTTTAAGGATAGTAGTCTTCACTATTTTTGTTGCCTTTCACTGTGGACTCTAGAGGTCCTGAATTTTAGGGTTTATTGGTCTCATCTGTAATATTACTACAGGGAAGAAGAATATTACTACAAGCTGGGACACATGAAAAGGATCCAGTCAGAAGAGCTCATGTGGAAAAGAGGCATCGATACATTTCCATTAATGAACACCTCAATGTTTCACAACGACGGACATCATGAATCATCCAACGATCAGCTGGATGATAAAAATAACAAGGCCAGCGGCTACATAAtatccaatgattatttcctcaAAATGAATGGTTTGATCAGTAACAACATGTTCAAAGAAAGTTACTTTGAAAACGAACAACATCATGCTTTTGATCTGAACGAGAATCTTCTGTCCGAAGATTCGTTCATGAACAATGCTAATAAAACTAGCATTGCTTTTTCCGGTTTAGCTGCTGCTGCTGGTGCAAATATGGAAAATTCAGATTTCCAGGGGTTGAAGTTATCATTTAATGGACTAACTTTCAAGAACAATATGAGTGGCCATGATAGTAATACTAATTGCTTCTCTACAGACAGTTTTCTACAAGAATTAACCCATACTCCATCATCCAACAAAGTAAGGACCTTCTTgcttaattcttttttcttactTCAATTTCTCCAGTAACTTTGTTGCTAATTAGTTACCTTCACTAATATATAATggtcttaattaattaaagtgcTTTCACCAGATCACATCAAATGTTAGGAAGAACAATATTGGAGTCTCTTCAAAAGCAAAGAGATGTAATTATTCTGCTGAAGATGAAGCTACTCCATGTCAAGAAGCATCAAAGAAGCCTCGAGTTACATCGCAATCTCCAAGCACATTAATGCTTAAGGTGAAAAAGGAATTAAGAGGAAAGAAATtgaagttatatatataattaaaattccCACATAACAATCAAAAAATTCTTATCAAAGTCGTTATAGATATATGTTGAAGTGTGTAACCGTCTCATTTAAAAAGTTGGAAGTTGTTAGTTGCGTGATCTCGAGATAAATTAGATGTTGTTTTGAAGCAGGTTAGAAAGGAAAAACTAGGAGACAGGATTTCAGCTCTACACAGATTAGTGGCACCTTTCGGCAAGGTATATACTCCATTAAATAGTACATATCATCAGAATATATCCACTAAAACGCAAAAACTGGCTGAAGGAGAGTAACagttgtattattttaatgtttGTACCATGctgatttttctttcttttctctcacAATGATCGATATATGCAGACTGATACTGCATCAGTATTAACAGAAGCCATTGGCTATATTCAGTTCCTTCAGGACCAAATACTTGTAAGTGGTAACATACTCATTCTGCTTTATTAATTTCCTATTGAATTCATCTTGATGTTCGTTTTCCTGGAAATAgataattcatataaaaaaaaatcccttaTAATTATGCAGACATTGAGCATGCCTTATACGAAATCAACTGAAAGGAAGCTCCATCACATAAATCTAAAGGTAAGTGAGAAATTAATGTGTTAAAATATACAGGAATAATTTCAGAGACCGGACCTCATGTTTTGAgctatatatattgcatacttCCCTTGTattaaatattaggtatatttaccaatatataCTATCCGGCCATCTAGTTTACTAAACATGAGTACTGAAGTATATATGGTGCGTATAAGTATTGTTGATTATATGTATAGATAGATATATGTCCATGTATGAATAGTATATGTATATTAGTACGAAGTATACACTATGGATATATTTTGTAAACTAAATGATCCAAAGGTATTGGGCTGTAATTTTCTCTGAATCTTCTGTTTTTCATAACTAGGGTAACAAAACTGTATAATTATAACTTTAAATGGACGAAACCTGACATGTATtttgggatagagggagtagCGTTATAACTGAGTGACTtaattgtataaataattttacatgTTAGTGCATTAAATTACATAGCAACTGTATAGTTGAATAATTTTCTGAAAGCAAATTTTCATTTGGTGTTTGGTGTAACAGGATTCGAGCATACAGGCAGTGGTAGATCTAAAGAGTAGAGGATTATGTCTTGTGCCaacatctttttcttcttacaTCTCTCCGTCCTGTGATTGAGAAACGTTGGACAACTACTCCATTAATTATAACTTTCGTGGAAGCATATGGTGGGTAGGATAAATTGTACAGTTACTGTGACTTTTCATGCCCAAATTAAGGTCATGCAGATAATGTTTATCGTGACAAACTATATCTATTAATAATCGCTTAGAGATTAATAGCGTTTTCCCTATACTGAGCGTTGTCCATTGTGCTCTTtatgtaaattaaaatttggagGAGGTACTTATCACTCCGCTCTATTTTGTACTCTCTTCATCGGCctgttccaatttatgtagCACACTTTCTATTTTATTCTGTCCAAAAAAGAATGTCTATCCttttataattagaaataatttgactttaaaatttcatttctatccttaatgaaatgattcaTAGCCACACAAATTGTCAAAGAGGATTTTAGACCTAGCATCACATAAATTAGCTGGATGGAGGGAATAACTGAAATGTAGAAAAATCTGGGTACTGAGAAACAAACACTCTTGTATTATTGTAATTTCCAAAACTTATAGACGGGAATA
The Solanum stenotomum isolate F172 chromosome 12, ASM1918654v1, whole genome shotgun sequence DNA segment above includes these coding regions:
- the LOC125849565 gene encoding transcription factor bHLH114-like; its protein translation is MDSTNLYNHHQLQQLAGYPFFSTGVSTIHDWNSSITSEEEYYYKLGHMKRIQSEELMWKRGIDTFPLMNTSMFHNDGHHESSNDQLDDKNNKASGYIISNDYFLKMNGLISNNMFKESYFENEQHHAFDLNENLLSEDSFMNNANKTSIAFSGLAAAAGANMENSDFQGLKLSFNGLTFKNNMSGHDSNTNCFSTDSFLQELTHTPSSNKITSNVRKNNIGVSSKAKRCNYSAEDEATPCQEASKKPRVTSQSPSTLMLKVRKEKLGDRISALHRLVAPFGKTDTASVLTEAIGYIQFLQDQILTLSMPYTKSTERKLHHINLKDSSIQAVVDLKSRGLCLVPTSFSSYISPSCD